From Pithys albifrons albifrons isolate INPA30051 chromosome 27, PitAlb_v1, whole genome shotgun sequence, one genomic window encodes:
- the R3HDM4 gene encoding R3H domain-containing protein 4 yields the protein MVVLRGGAGPEEPFPRIEDCLPPLEDSPSKRFSPSKRKQYYINKAIRNSDLIPRAKGRKSLQRLENTRYLMTLLEQDDCGSDEGELDHSATPSIFTEACNNETYVEIWNDFMNRSGEEQERVLLYLEEEARKKHRRKLPVKNEDKWKELPAYTPQECFQRISRRLRSTLKRGRIPMGTLEGLEEELLAFFSVTPHSVYTALMDNSFERLLLHALCQYMDLVSASSDIEGKRQMKVSNKHRVFLPPELLLSDYLGQMS from the exons ATGGTGGTgctgcggggcggggcgggccccGAGGAGCCGTTCCC GAGGATCGAGGACTGCCTGCCCCCGCTGGAGGACTCCCCATCCAAGCGGTTTTCCCCGTCCAAGCGGAAGCAGTATTACATCAACAAGGCCATCCGCAACTCTGACCTCATCCCGAGGGCCAAGGGCCGCAAGAGCCTCCAGAGGCTGGAGAACA CTCGCTACCTGATGACACTTCTGGAGCAAGATGACTGCGGGAGTGACGAGGGAGAGCTTGACCACTCTGCCACCCCCAGCATCTTCACTGAGGCCTGTAACAACGAGACCTATGTGGAG ATCTGGAATGACTTCATGAACCGGTCGGGAGAAGAGCAGGAGCGGGTTCTGCTCTACCTGGAAGAGGAGGCCAGGAAGAAGCACAGGAGGAAGCTGCCTGTCAAGAATGAAGACAAGTGGAAAG AGCTCCCAGCCTACACACCCCAGGAGTGTTTCCAGCGCATCAGCCGCCGCCTGCGTTCCACCCTGAAGCGGGGCCGGATCCCCATG GGGAcactggaggggctggaggaggagctgctggcctTCTTCTCTGTCACCCCCCACTCCGTCTACACAGCACTGATGGACAACAG CTTTGAGCGGCTCCTGCTGCACGCCCTCTGCCAGTACATGGATCTCGTCTCTGCCA gtTCCGACATCGAAGGGAAACGTCAGATGAAAGTGAGCAACAAACACCGCGTGTTCCTGCCCCCCGAGCTGCTTCTCTCAGACTACCTGGGGCAGATGAGCTGA
- the MED16 gene encoding mediator of RNA polymerase II transcription subunit 16 isoform X1, producing MDLAYVCEWEKKPKSNHCPSIPLVCAWSCRNLIAFTTDLRNEEEKDLTHMVHIIDTEHPWDVYSVNSGHTEVITCLEWDQSGSRLLSADADGHIKCWSMTDHLANSWENTVGSMVEGDPVVALSWLHNGVKLALHVEKSGASNFGEKFSRVKFSPSLTLFGGKPMEGWIAVTISGLVTVSLLKPNGQVLTATESLCRLRCRVALADVAFTGGGNIVVATSDGSSTSPVQFYKVCVSVVNEKCKIDTEILPSLFMRCTTDPARKDKYPAITHLKFLARDMSEQVLLCASNQNNSIVECWSLRKEGLPVNNIFQQISPVVGDKQPMILKWRILSATNDLDRVSAVALPKLPISLTNTDLKVANDTKFFPGLGLALAFHDGSVHIVHRLSLQMMAVFYGSSSQRPVDEPSLKRPRTAGPLVHFKAMQLSWTSLALAGVDSHGKLSMLRISPSMGHVLDMNMSLRHLLFLLEYCMVTGYDWWDILLHVQPSMVQNLVEKLHEEYMRQNAALQQVLSTRIVAMKASLCKLSSSTIARVCDYHAKLFLIAISCTLKSLLRPHFLNTPDKSPGDRLTEICSKITDVDIDKVMINLKTEEFVLEMTTLQSLQQLIQWVGDFVLYLLASLPNQGSPVRPGHSFLRDGASLGMFRELMVVIRIWGLLKPSCLPVYTATSDTQDSMSLLFRLLTKLWLCCREENHITEPDDALIDECCLLPSQLLIPNIDWLPINDGIISKLQNKQLVRLQFGKAPGLVGHTVSSQFDAFVRAPGQPKIDHLRRLHLGAYPTEECKSCTRCGCVTMLKSPNKVTAVKQWEQRWIKNCLCGGLWRKMPLSYS from the exons ATGGACCTGGCCTACGTGTGCGAGTGGGAGAAGAAGCCCAAGAGCAACCACTGCCCCTCCATTCCCCTCGTGTGTGCCTGGTCCTGCCGCAACCTCATCGCCTTCACCACTGACCTCCGcaatgaggaggaaaaag ATCTCACCCACATGGTCCATATCATTGACACTGAGCACCCATGGGACGTCTACTCTGTGAACTCTGGTCACACTGAAGTCATCACGTGTTTGGAGTGGGATCAGTCAG gcTCCAGGCTGCTCTCAGCAGATGCTGATGGCCACATCAAGTGCTGGAGCATGACAGATCACCTGGCCAACAGCTGGGAGAACACGGTGGGCAGCATGGTGGAGGGGGACCCAGTGGTGgccctgtcctggctgcacAACGGTGTCAAGCTGGCACTGCACGTGGAGAAG TCTGGAGCATCAAACTTTGGCGAGAAGTTTTCCAGGGTGAAGTTCTCTCCGTCGCTGACGCTGTTTGGTGGGAAGCCCATGGAGGGCTGGATCGCTGTGACCATCAGTGGGCTGGTCACCGTGTCCCTCCTCAAGCCCAATGGGCAGGTGCTGACGGCCACCGAGAGCCTGTGCCGCCTCCGCTGCCGCGTGGCCTTGGCCGACGTTGCCTTCACGGGCGGGGGAAACATCGTGGTGGCCACGTCTgatggcagcagcacctccccCGTGCAGTTCTACAAGGTCTGTGTCAGTGTGGTGAACGAGAAGTGCAAGATCGACACCGAGATCCTGCCGTCGCTGTTCATGCGCTGCACCACAGACCCCGCGCGCAAGGACAAGTACCCGGCCATCACCCACCTCAAATTCCTGGCTCGGGACATGTCGGAGCAG gtgctgctttGTGCTTCCAACCAAAACAACAGCATCGTGGAGTGCTGGTCCCTGCGGAAGGAGGGCCTGCCTGTCAACAACATCTTCCAGCAAATCTCACCTGTGG TGGGAGACAAGCAGCCCATGATCCTGAAGTGGCGGATCCTGTCTGCCACCAACGACCTGGACCGGGTGTCAGCCGTGGCACTGCCAAAGCTGCCAATCTCCCTGACCAACACGGATCTGAAGGTGGCCAATGACACCAAATTCTTCCCTGGGTTGG GCCTGGCCTTGGCTTTCCACGATGGCAGTGTGCACATCGTGCACCGGCTGTCCCTGCAGATGATGGCCGTGTTCTATGGCTCCTCCTCGCAGCGCCCCGTGGATGAGCCGTCCCTCAAACGCCCACGCACTGCGGGGCCCTTGGTGCACTTCAAGGCCATGCAGCTCTCCTGGACCTCACTGGCCCTGGCTGGTGTGGATAGTCACGGGAAG CTGAGCATGCTCCGCATCTCCCCCTCCATGGGGCACGTGCTGGACATGAACATGTCCCTGCGGCACTTGCTGTTCCTATTGGAGTACTGCATGGTGACTGGCTATGACTGGTGGGACATCCTGCTCCACGTGCAGCCCAGCATGGTCCAGAACCTGGTGGAGAAGCTGCACGAAGAGTACATGCGCCAGAatgcagccctgcagcag GTCCTCTCCACACGCATTGTTGCCATGAAGGCGTCGCTGTGCAAGCTCTCCTCCAGCACCATCGCCCGTGTCTGTGACTACCATGCCAAGCTCTTCCTCATTGCCATCAGCTGCACCCTCAAGTCGCTGCTGCGCCCTCACTTCCTCAACACCCCAGACAAGAGCCCCGGGGACCGGCTCACCGAGATCTGCTCCAAGATCACCGATGTAG ACATTGACAAGGTGATGATCAACCTCAAGACAGAAGAGTTTGTCCTGGAGATGACAACATTgcagtccctgcagcagctcatccAGTGGGTGGGGGATTTTGTGCTCTATCTCCTGGCCAGCCTTCCCAACCAG GGCTCCCCGGTGCGCCCCGGGCACAGCTTCCTGCGCGACGGCGCGTCCCTGGGCATGTTCCGGGAGCTGATGGTGGTGATCCGCATCTGGGGGCTGCTGAAGCCAAGCTGCCTCCCTGTGTACACGGCCACCTCCGACACCCAGGACAGCATGTCCCTGCTCTTCCGGCTCCTGACcaagctctggctgtgct GTCGTGAGGAAAATCACATCACTGAGCCTGATGATGCCCTGATTGACgagtgctgcctcctgcccagccagcTGCTCATTCCCAACATCGACTGGCTGCCCATCAACGATGGCATCATCAGCAAGCTGCAGAACAAGCAGCTGGTCCGGCTGCAGTTTGGGAAGGCTCCTGGTCTCGTTGGCCACACTGTCTCTTCCCAGTTCGATGCCTTTGTCAG GGCCCCTGGACAGCCCAAAATTGACCACCTGAGGCGGCTGCACCTGGGCGCGTACCCGACGGAGGAGTGCAAGTCCTGTACCAG gtGTGGCTGTGTTACGATGCTGAAGTCGCCCAACAAGGTGACAGCAGTGAAGCAGTGGGAGCAGCGCTGGATCAAGAACTGCTTGTGTGGGGGACTATGGAGGAAGATGCCCCTCAGCTACTCCTGA
- the MED16 gene encoding mediator of RNA polymerase II transcription subunit 16 isoform X2, with protein sequence MTDHLANSWENTVGSMVEGDPVVALSWLHNGVKLALHVEKSGASNFGEKFSRVKFSPSLTLFGGKPMEGWIAVTISGLVTVSLLKPNGQVLTATESLCRLRCRVALADVAFTGGGNIVVATSDGSSTSPVQFYKVCVSVVNEKCKIDTEILPSLFMRCTTDPARKDKYPAITHLKFLARDMSEQVLLCASNQNNSIVECWSLRKEGLPVNNIFQQISPVVGDKQPMILKWRILSATNDLDRVSAVALPKLPISLTNTDLKVANDTKFFPGLGLALAFHDGSVHIVHRLSLQMMAVFYGSSSQRPVDEPSLKRPRTAGPLVHFKAMQLSWTSLALAGVDSHGKLSMLRISPSMGHVLDMNMSLRHLLFLLEYCMVTGYDWWDILLHVQPSMVQNLVEKLHEEYMRQNAALQQVLSTRIVAMKASLCKLSSSTIARVCDYHAKLFLIAISCTLKSLLRPHFLNTPDKSPGDRLTEICSKITDVDIDKVMINLKTEEFVLEMTTLQSLQQLIQWVGDFVLYLLASLPNQGSPVRPGHSFLRDGASLGMFRELMVVIRIWGLLKPSCLPVYTATSDTQDSMSLLFRLLTKLWLCCREENHITEPDDALIDECCLLPSQLLIPNIDWLPINDGIISKLQNKQLVRLQFGKAPGLVGHTVSSQFDAFVRAPGQPKIDHLRRLHLGAYPTEECKSCTRCGCVTMLKSPNKVTAVKQWEQRWIKNCLCGGLWRKMPLSYS encoded by the exons ATGACAGATCACCTGGCCAACAGCTGGGAGAACACGGTGGGCAGCATGGTGGAGGGGGACCCAGTGGTGgccctgtcctggctgcacAACGGTGTCAAGCTGGCACTGCACGTGGAGAAG TCTGGAGCATCAAACTTTGGCGAGAAGTTTTCCAGGGTGAAGTTCTCTCCGTCGCTGACGCTGTTTGGTGGGAAGCCCATGGAGGGCTGGATCGCTGTGACCATCAGTGGGCTGGTCACCGTGTCCCTCCTCAAGCCCAATGGGCAGGTGCTGACGGCCACCGAGAGCCTGTGCCGCCTCCGCTGCCGCGTGGCCTTGGCCGACGTTGCCTTCACGGGCGGGGGAAACATCGTGGTGGCCACGTCTgatggcagcagcacctccccCGTGCAGTTCTACAAGGTCTGTGTCAGTGTGGTGAACGAGAAGTGCAAGATCGACACCGAGATCCTGCCGTCGCTGTTCATGCGCTGCACCACAGACCCCGCGCGCAAGGACAAGTACCCGGCCATCACCCACCTCAAATTCCTGGCTCGGGACATGTCGGAGCAG gtgctgctttGTGCTTCCAACCAAAACAACAGCATCGTGGAGTGCTGGTCCCTGCGGAAGGAGGGCCTGCCTGTCAACAACATCTTCCAGCAAATCTCACCTGTGG TGGGAGACAAGCAGCCCATGATCCTGAAGTGGCGGATCCTGTCTGCCACCAACGACCTGGACCGGGTGTCAGCCGTGGCACTGCCAAAGCTGCCAATCTCCCTGACCAACACGGATCTGAAGGTGGCCAATGACACCAAATTCTTCCCTGGGTTGG GCCTGGCCTTGGCTTTCCACGATGGCAGTGTGCACATCGTGCACCGGCTGTCCCTGCAGATGATGGCCGTGTTCTATGGCTCCTCCTCGCAGCGCCCCGTGGATGAGCCGTCCCTCAAACGCCCACGCACTGCGGGGCCCTTGGTGCACTTCAAGGCCATGCAGCTCTCCTGGACCTCACTGGCCCTGGCTGGTGTGGATAGTCACGGGAAG CTGAGCATGCTCCGCATCTCCCCCTCCATGGGGCACGTGCTGGACATGAACATGTCCCTGCGGCACTTGCTGTTCCTATTGGAGTACTGCATGGTGACTGGCTATGACTGGTGGGACATCCTGCTCCACGTGCAGCCCAGCATGGTCCAGAACCTGGTGGAGAAGCTGCACGAAGAGTACATGCGCCAGAatgcagccctgcagcag GTCCTCTCCACACGCATTGTTGCCATGAAGGCGTCGCTGTGCAAGCTCTCCTCCAGCACCATCGCCCGTGTCTGTGACTACCATGCCAAGCTCTTCCTCATTGCCATCAGCTGCACCCTCAAGTCGCTGCTGCGCCCTCACTTCCTCAACACCCCAGACAAGAGCCCCGGGGACCGGCTCACCGAGATCTGCTCCAAGATCACCGATGTAG ACATTGACAAGGTGATGATCAACCTCAAGACAGAAGAGTTTGTCCTGGAGATGACAACATTgcagtccctgcagcagctcatccAGTGGGTGGGGGATTTTGTGCTCTATCTCCTGGCCAGCCTTCCCAACCAG GGCTCCCCGGTGCGCCCCGGGCACAGCTTCCTGCGCGACGGCGCGTCCCTGGGCATGTTCCGGGAGCTGATGGTGGTGATCCGCATCTGGGGGCTGCTGAAGCCAAGCTGCCTCCCTGTGTACACGGCCACCTCCGACACCCAGGACAGCATGTCCCTGCTCTTCCGGCTCCTGACcaagctctggctgtgct GTCGTGAGGAAAATCACATCACTGAGCCTGATGATGCCCTGATTGACgagtgctgcctcctgcccagccagcTGCTCATTCCCAACATCGACTGGCTGCCCATCAACGATGGCATCATCAGCAAGCTGCAGAACAAGCAGCTGGTCCGGCTGCAGTTTGGGAAGGCTCCTGGTCTCGTTGGCCACACTGTCTCTTCCCAGTTCGATGCCTTTGTCAG GGCCCCTGGACAGCCCAAAATTGACCACCTGAGGCGGCTGCACCTGGGCGCGTACCCGACGGAGGAGTGCAAGTCCTGTACCAG gtGTGGCTGTGTTACGATGCTGAAGTCGCCCAACAAGGTGACAGCAGTGAAGCAGTGGGAGCAGCGCTGGATCAAGAACTGCTTGTGTGGGGGACTATGGAGGAAGATGCCCCTCAGCTACTCCTGA